A region of Streptomyces deccanensis DNA encodes the following proteins:
- a CDS encoding ABC transporter permease, which produces MTPRTWATTALRVLPAAFLLCLALAGPWLAPHAIDAPVTAPYAEPGADAVLGGDQLGRDVLSRLLAGGRDLVLSSLLVAVLVTGGAAVLGTIGALRPRVGRLVEQLADVLMLLPAVLGILLVTLSWPDGGRFAVIAAAVALGVPYAVRLAAGAAAPVAASGYVEAAAAGGERLWYLVLREVLPNLRATLLALFGLRFVAAVYLVATAGFLQVGPQPPAADWALMIRENSSGILLNPWAVVAPSAAIGLLALSVNLAAAALAPQTGRKAVTVL; this is translated from the coding sequence ATGACCCCCCGGACCTGGGCGACGACAGCCCTGCGTGTGCTGCCCGCCGCGTTCCTGCTCTGCCTCGCCCTCGCCGGGCCCTGGCTCGCCCCGCACGCCATCGACGCCCCGGTCACCGCGCCGTACGCGGAACCCGGCGCCGACGCCGTACTCGGCGGCGACCAGCTCGGCCGCGACGTCCTCAGCAGGCTGCTCGCCGGGGGCCGTGACCTGGTCCTCTCCTCCCTGCTCGTCGCGGTCCTCGTCACCGGCGGCGCGGCGGTGCTCGGCACGATCGGGGCGCTGCGGCCCCGCGTCGGACGCCTGGTGGAACAGCTCGCCGATGTGCTGATGCTGCTGCCCGCCGTGCTCGGCATCCTCCTCGTCACCCTCTCCTGGCCGGACGGCGGCCGTTTCGCCGTGATCGCCGCCGCCGTGGCCCTCGGCGTGCCGTACGCGGTACGACTCGCGGCCGGCGCGGCGGCACCGGTCGCCGCCTCCGGATACGTCGAGGCAGCGGCGGCGGGCGGCGAACGCCTGTGGTACCTGGTGCTGCGCGAGGTGCTGCCCAACCTTCGGGCCACCCTCCTCGCCCTGTTCGGCCTGCGCTTCGTCGCCGCCGTCTACCTCGTCGCCACGGCCGGCTTCCTCCAGGTCGGGCCCCAACCCCCGGCCGCCGACTGGGCGTTGATGATCCGCGAGAACTCCTCCGGCATCCTCCTCAACCCCTGGGCCGTCGTCGCCCCCAGCGCCGCCATCGGTCTGCTCGCCCTCAGCGTCAACCTCGCGGCAGCCGCCCTCGCCCCGCAGACCGGCCGGAAGGCGGTGACCGTCCTGTGA
- a CDS encoding ABC transporter permease — protein sequence MSPDTAAPAGPPPTTEGARPTRAPVLLPLARVGAVVLKRAVLLAMLLALVFLTVELLPGDAATATSERGESGADLQQRRELLGLDRPVLERFWDWMSGLPTGDLGTSARGEKVTDLLSTAFPNTLLLGGLALLLTAALSLALGCWAALRPGGRVDRAVSATATAVLALPEFVVAVALVLVLSLWTGWLPAVTLADADGTPGDWTMLILPALALTVPQVGWNVRIVRAALADEARAPHVETAVLDGLPPHRVLTHHVLPGALPTITAGLATSTGMLLGGAVVVETIFNYPGIGSVLASAVTDRDSPVIAGVTALAGAVITGVLLLADLVRDLTAGVRR from the coding sequence TTGAGCCCTGACACGGCCGCACCGGCCGGGCCCCCTCCCACGACGGAGGGGGCCCGGCCGACCCGCGCTCCCGTCCTCCTGCCGCTCGCCCGCGTCGGCGCCGTCGTCCTGAAACGGGCGGTGCTGCTCGCGATGCTGCTCGCGCTGGTCTTCCTCACCGTCGAGCTGCTCCCCGGCGACGCGGCGACCGCCACCTCCGAACGGGGCGAGAGCGGGGCCGACCTCCAGCAGCGGCGCGAACTCCTAGGCCTGGACCGGCCCGTCCTGGAGAGGTTCTGGGACTGGATGAGCGGCCTGCCCACGGGAGACCTGGGCACGTCGGCACGCGGCGAGAAGGTCACCGACCTGCTGTCGACCGCGTTTCCGAACACCTTGCTGCTGGGCGGGCTCGCGCTGCTGCTCACCGCCGCACTGTCGCTGGCACTCGGCTGCTGGGCCGCGCTCCGGCCCGGCGGGCGCGTGGACCGGGCGGTGTCCGCCACCGCCACCGCCGTCCTCGCACTGCCCGAGTTCGTGGTCGCCGTCGCCCTGGTCCTGGTGCTGTCCCTGTGGACCGGCTGGCTGCCCGCCGTCACCCTCGCCGACGCCGACGGAACCCCCGGCGACTGGACCATGCTGATCCTGCCCGCGCTCGCCCTGACCGTCCCCCAGGTCGGCTGGAACGTACGCATCGTGCGCGCCGCCCTCGCCGACGAGGCCCGCGCCCCCCACGTGGAGACCGCCGTCCTGGACGGGCTGCCGCCCCACCGCGTCCTCACCCACCACGTCCTGCCCGGCGCCCTGCCCACCATCACCGCCGGCCTCGCCACCTCGACCGGCATGCTCCTCGGCGGCGCCGTCGTCGTGGAGACCATCTTCAACTACCCCGGCATCGGCTCGGTCCTGGCCTCCGCGGTCACCGACCGCGACAGCCCGGTCATCGCCGGGGTGACGGCCCTCGCGGGCGCGGTCATCACCGGCGTACTGCTCCTGGCCGACCTGGTACGGGACCTGACGGCCGGAGTACGCCGATGA
- a CDS encoding ABC transporter substrate-binding protein: MLWAGGAIGAGALLTACGGGDEKPTASATGGSAKPVKGGTLRVGALGRAGAITRDPHGSQANESDYLILSLIYDTLTVPGTKPNTEPRLAASWKPSADLKTWRFTIAKGAKFHDGAPVTAEDVVFSLKRLRATPSGASRLPGIQEKNISAEGTDTVVIVSDYANAELPLLVRLTTFVIPKGTSDKDIAKAPGTGPFKLDWFRGGNARLVRNEDWYGGDVHLDAIEVKIFESPQAMASALLAGQIDLASNVGAVAARTAESRKDIQTVRRPNDMAMPIVMRTADGPFADPKVREALRLAVDREAMVKQVLSGYGTVANDVLGTGDPAYDKSLPQRTRDLAKAKELLKEAKFDTSKTYELYTTEDISGLAESATLFATQVREAGVKVKVVKQESATFWDKTWLKGDLYTTYWGTNDSVVFFASKTMVSESGTNEAGWKNEDFDAAYEEAIGTAAPVERTALLKVLQKIEYDSSGYLLWGMADGIDLAGPKVHGLPELPGYGRVQLERAWLAR; encoded by the coding sequence ATGCTCTGGGCCGGCGGAGCCATCGGCGCGGGAGCCCTGCTCACCGCCTGCGGCGGCGGCGACGAAAAGCCGACCGCGTCCGCCACCGGCGGTTCGGCCAAGCCGGTCAAGGGCGGAACCCTGCGGGTCGGCGCGCTCGGACGGGCCGGGGCCATCACCCGTGACCCCCACGGCAGTCAGGCCAACGAGAGCGACTACCTCATCCTCAGCCTGATCTACGACACGCTCACCGTCCCCGGCACCAAGCCCAACACCGAGCCCCGCCTCGCCGCGAGCTGGAAGCCCTCCGCGGACCTCAAGACCTGGCGCTTCACGATCGCCAAGGGCGCCAAGTTCCACGACGGTGCACCAGTCACCGCAGAGGACGTCGTCTTCTCTCTCAAGCGCCTGCGCGCCACCCCCTCGGGTGCCTCGCGCCTGCCCGGCATCCAGGAGAAGAACATCTCCGCCGAGGGCACCGACACCGTCGTCATCGTCTCCGACTACGCCAACGCCGAACTCCCGCTGCTGGTCCGCCTCACCACGTTCGTCATCCCCAAGGGCACCTCGGACAAGGACATAGCCAAGGCCCCCGGCACAGGCCCCTTCAAGCTGGACTGGTTCCGCGGGGGCAACGCCCGCCTCGTCCGCAACGAGGACTGGTACGGCGGCGACGTGCACCTCGACGCCATCGAGGTCAAGATCTTCGAGAGCCCGCAGGCCATGGCGAGCGCCCTGCTCGCGGGCCAGATCGACCTCGCCTCCAACGTCGGCGCCGTCGCCGCCCGTACGGCCGAGAGCCGCAAGGACATCCAGACCGTCCGCCGCCCCAACGACATGGCGATGCCCATCGTCATGCGCACCGCCGACGGCCCGTTCGCCGACCCGAAGGTCCGCGAGGCACTGCGCCTGGCCGTCGACCGCGAGGCCATGGTCAAGCAGGTCCTCTCCGGCTATGGCACCGTCGCCAACGACGTCCTCGGCACCGGCGACCCGGCCTACGACAAGAGCCTCCCGCAGCGCACCCGCGACCTCGCCAAGGCCAAGGAGCTGCTGAAGGAGGCGAAGTTCGACACCTCCAAGACCTACGAGCTGTACACCACCGAGGACATCTCCGGCCTCGCCGAGTCGGCCACACTCTTCGCCACCCAGGTGCGCGAGGCCGGCGTCAAGGTCAAGGTCGTCAAGCAGGAGTCGGCCACCTTCTGGGACAAGACCTGGCTCAAGGGCGACCTCTACACCACCTACTGGGGCACCAACGACTCCGTCGTCTTCTTCGCCAGCAAGACCATGGTCTCCGAGAGCGGCACCAACGAGGCCGGCTGGAAGAACGAGGACTTCGACGCGGCGTACGAGGAGGCCATCGGCACCGCCGCCCCGGTGGAGCGCACCGCACTGCTGAAGGTGCTCCAGAAGATCGAGTACGACAGCTCCGGCTACCTCCTGTGGGGCATGGCCGACGGCATCGACCTCGCCGGACCCAAGGTCCACGGACTGCCCGAACTGCCCGGCTACGGCCGGGTCCAGCTCGAACGGGCGTGGCTGGCCCGTTGA